Proteins encoded by one window of Superficieibacter sp. HKU1:
- a CDS encoding ABC transporter substrate-binding protein — translation MKLSHLLPALIWLMAGSLCAAPPHSDVRIASPWPAQNTILAMLGYGENIVGTSMVAKKIPLFRQSLPRIDSVPVVSVNSGHELNPEQIISLGTQILFVPSSMTVPQQALLRQAGVRVLAFDANSLQALTSRVQKTADALGPDAQDKAQRYQHYFDRNVALVKERLKGLPQDQRITLYHSMGNPLTTTGRPSLNQDWMDLAGAKNVAENWFAGKQNRRGEVALEQVVAANPAVIVAMNKRDADAIQTASQWAQVDAVVHHRVYVNPKGMFWWCRETSEEALQFLWLAKTLYPDRFADVDMRQETRRFYQDFFAITLSDAQISDVLNPPQ, via the coding sequence ATGAAACTAAGTCATCTTTTACCCGCCCTTATCTGGCTGATGGCGGGAAGTTTGTGCGCCGCCCCACCGCATAGCGATGTGCGTATCGCCTCACCGTGGCCCGCGCAAAATACCATTCTCGCCATGCTGGGCTATGGCGAGAATATTGTCGGCACTTCAATGGTGGCGAAAAAGATCCCACTTTTTCGCCAGAGCCTGCCGCGTATTGACAGCGTGCCCGTGGTAAGCGTGAACAGCGGTCACGAGCTTAACCCGGAACAGATCATCTCGCTCGGCACGCAAATATTGTTTGTGCCGTCATCCATGACCGTTCCACAACAGGCCCTGCTGCGGCAGGCCGGGGTACGCGTTCTGGCATTCGACGCCAATTCTCTTCAGGCGCTGACGTCACGCGTACAGAAAACGGCGGATGCGCTGGGACCTGATGCGCAGGATAAAGCGCAGCGGTATCAGCACTACTTTGACCGCAACGTCGCGCTGGTGAAGGAGCGGTTGAAGGGGCTGCCGCAAGACCAGCGCATCACGCTTTATCACAGTATGGGTAATCCACTGACCACCACGGGTCGGCCCTCGCTGAATCAGGACTGGATGGATTTAGCTGGCGCAAAAAATGTGGCGGAAAACTGGTTTGCCGGCAAACAAAACCGCCGCGGTGAAGTTGCGCTGGAGCAAGTAGTGGCAGCAAACCCGGCGGTGATTGTGGCGATGAATAAACGCGATGCCGATGCCATCCAGACCGCGTCACAATGGGCGCAGGTCGATGCGGTGGTTCATCATCGGGTGTATGTGAATCCCAAAGGGATGTTCTGGTGGTGTCGGGAAACCAGCGAAGAGGCATTACAGTTCCTTTGGCTGGCGAAAACGCTCTATCCTGACCGCTTTGCCGATGTGGATATGCGCCAGGAAACACGCCGTTTTTATCAGGACTTTTTTGCCATTACGCTGAGCGATGCGCAAATTAGCGATGTCCTGAATCCGCCGCAATAA
- the galK gene encoding galactokinase, which translates to MSLKEKTQSLFAEKFGYPATHVIQAPGRVNLIGEHTDYNDGFVLPCAIDYQTVISCAARSDRTVRVIAADYDNQVDEFSLDAPIVTHEKQQWSNYVRGVVKHLQQRNASFGGADLVISGDVPQGAGLSSSASLEVAVGTVFQQLYHLPLDGAQIALNGQEAENQFVGCNCGIMDQLISALGKKDHALLLDCRTLGTKAVSMPKGVAVVIINSNFKRTLVGSEYNTRREQCETGARFFQQPALRDVKLDEFNAVANELDPVVAKRVRHVLTENIRTVEAAEALEKGDLQRMGKLMAESHASMRDDFEITVPQIDTLVEIVKAVIGDKGGVRMTGGGFGGCIVALIPEDLVTEVKKAVAEQYEAKTGIKETFYVCKPSQGAGLC; encoded by the coding sequence ATGAGTCTGAAAGAAAAAACACAGTCCCTGTTTGCTGAAAAATTCGGCTACCCTGCCACCCATGTCATTCAGGCACCGGGCCGCGTAAATCTGATTGGCGAACACACTGACTATAATGACGGTTTTGTGCTGCCCTGCGCAATTGATTATCAGACGGTGATCAGCTGTGCAGCGCGTTCCGATCGTACCGTGCGCGTGATCGCCGCCGATTACGACAACCAGGTTGACGAATTTTCGCTGGATGCGCCGATTGTGACGCATGAAAAGCAGCAGTGGTCCAACTATGTCCGCGGCGTGGTAAAACATCTTCAGCAGCGTAACGCCAGTTTTGGCGGCGCGGATTTAGTTATCAGCGGCGACGTTCCGCAGGGCGCGGGCCTCAGCTCTTCCGCCTCGCTGGAAGTCGCAGTCGGTACCGTCTTCCAGCAGCTTTATCATCTGCCGCTGGACGGTGCGCAAATCGCCCTGAACGGTCAGGAAGCGGAAAACCAGTTTGTTGGCTGTAACTGCGGCATCATGGATCAGCTTATTTCCGCGCTGGGCAAAAAAGATCATGCCCTGCTGCTCGACTGCCGGACACTCGGCACCAAAGCGGTTTCCATGCCAAAAGGCGTGGCGGTGGTTATTATTAACAGTAACTTCAAGCGTACGCTGGTGGGCAGTGAATATAATACCCGCCGTGAACAGTGCGAAACCGGGGCGCGATTCTTCCAGCAGCCTGCGCTGCGCGATGTTAAGCTGGACGAATTTAACGCGGTGGCAAACGAACTGGACCCTGTCGTTGCCAAACGCGTACGCCACGTATTGACGGAGAACATTCGCACCGTCGAGGCCGCTGAGGCGCTGGAGAAAGGCGATCTGCAACGGATGGGTAAACTGATGGCTGAGTCTCACGCTTCCATGCGCGATGACTTTGAGATTACCGTTCCGCAAATCGACACGCTGGTTGAGATTGTGAAAGCCGTGATTGGTGATAAAGGCGGCGTGCGCATGACCGGCGGTGGTTTCGGCGGCTGTATTGTCGCGCTGATCCCGGAAGATCTGGTCACTGAAGTTAAAAAAGCGGTCGCCGAACAGTACGAAGCAAAAACCGGCATCAAAGAAACGTTCTATGTTTGTAAACCATCACAAGGAGCAGGTCTGTGCTAA
- a CDS encoding ABC transporter ATP-binding protein: protein MSGLILRSVYAGYPKRAVIGNLSVAELPHGKITVLLGPNGCGKSTLLRSLAGLNNASGEVLLDGVDLLSLPFSERAEKVVYLPQSLPQGVHLRVLESIIVAQRVSGRGKEQQSKAQALAILEQLGITHLALHYLDRLSGGQRQMVGLAQSLIRRPELLLLDEPLSALDLNYQFQVMDVVRRETLARNMVTVVVVHDLNIALRHSEHVVMLKEGRLAASGTPEAVITAERLADVYNVRARIERCSQGGAQVVLDGVVEV, encoded by the coding sequence ATGAGCGGATTGATCCTCCGGAGTGTGTACGCTGGTTATCCTAAGCGTGCGGTGATCGGCAATCTTAGCGTAGCTGAACTGCCGCACGGCAAAATTACCGTTTTGCTGGGACCCAACGGCTGCGGAAAATCGACGTTATTACGTTCGCTGGCCGGGCTGAATAACGCCAGCGGTGAGGTGCTGCTCGACGGCGTAGATCTGCTGTCACTGCCATTCTCAGAGCGTGCGGAGAAGGTCGTTTATTTACCACAGTCGCTGCCGCAAGGTGTGCACCTCAGGGTGCTGGAGTCGATTATTGTGGCTCAGCGGGTGTCGGGCAGAGGAAAAGAGCAGCAGAGCAAGGCGCAGGCGCTGGCTATTCTTGAACAGTTAGGGATTACGCATCTTGCGCTGCATTACCTCGATCGGCTTTCCGGCGGACAGCGGCAGATGGTGGGCCTGGCACAATCGTTGATCCGCCGTCCCGAGCTGCTGTTGCTGGATGAACCGCTAAGCGCGCTGGACTTAAATTATCAGTTTCAGGTGATGGATGTCGTGCGTCGTGAAACGCTGGCGCGCAATATGGTAACGGTAGTGGTGGTGCATGATCTCAACATCGCGCTGCGCCACAGTGAACACGTCGTGATGCTGAAAGAGGGCAGGCTGGCGGCGAGCGGCACGCCGGAAGCGGTTATTACCGCAGAGCGACTGGCCGACGTGTATAACGTGCGGGCGCGCATAGAACGTTGCTCGCAGGGAGGGGCGCAGGTGGTGCTCGATGGGGTGGTTGAGGTATAA
- the gpmA gene encoding 2,3-diphosphoglycerate-dependent phosphoglycerate mutase yields MAVTKLVLVRHGESQWNNENRFTGWYDVDLSEKGVSEAKAAGKLLKEEGYSFDFAYTSVLKRAIHTLWNILDGLDQAWLPVEKSWKLNERHYGALQGLNKAETAEKYGDEQVKQWRRGFAVTPPALTKEDERFPGHDPRYASLTEQELPLTESLALTIDRVIPYWNESILPRLKSGERVIIAAHGNSLRALVKYLDNMGEDEILELNIPTGVPLVYEFDENFKPIKHYYLGNADEIAAKAAAVANQGKAK; encoded by the coding sequence ATGGCTGTAACTAAGCTGGTACTGGTTCGTCACGGTGAAAGTCAGTGGAACAACGAAAACCGTTTTACCGGTTGGTACGACGTTGATCTGTCCGAGAAAGGCGTATCTGAAGCCAAAGCAGCAGGCAAGCTGCTGAAAGAGGAAGGCTATAGCTTTGACTTCGCGTACACCTCCGTGCTCAAACGCGCGATCCACACCCTGTGGAACATTCTGGATGGTCTGGATCAGGCGTGGCTGCCGGTGGAAAAATCCTGGAAGCTGAACGAACGTCATTATGGCGCGCTACAGGGTCTGAACAAAGCTGAAACCGCAGAAAAATACGGTGACGAGCAGGTTAAACAGTGGCGTCGTGGTTTTGCCGTGACCCCGCCTGCGCTGACCAAAGAAGACGAACGTTTCCCGGGCCACGATCCGCGTTACGCTTCCCTGACCGAGCAGGAACTGCCGCTGACGGAAAGCCTGGCGCTGACTATCGATCGCGTGATCCCTTACTGGAATGAAAGCATTCTGCCGCGCCTGAAAAGCGGCGAGCGCGTGATCATCGCCGCTCACGGTAACTCCCTGCGTGCGCTGGTCAAATACCTCGACAATATGGGCGAAGACGAAATTCTTGAACTGAACATCCCGACCGGCGTTCCGCTGGTGTATGAATTCGACGAGAACTTCAAGCCGATCAAACATTATTACCTGGGTAATGCTGATGAGATCGCAGCCAAAGCGGCAGCGGTAGCGAATCAGGGCAAAGCGAAGTAA
- the galT gene encoding galactose-1-phosphate uridylyltransferase — translation MTQFNPVDHPHRRYNPLTGQWILVSPHRAKRPWQGAQETPSQQKLPQHDPDCFLCPGNTRVTGDKNPDYKGTYVFTNDFAALMTDTPDAPESDDPLMRCQSARGTSRVICFSPDHSKTLPELTVDALAEVVETWQQQTAELGKEYPWVQVFENKGAAMGCSNPHPHGQVWANSFLPNEIEREDRLQKRYFAEQRSPMLVDYVQRELADGSRTVVETEHWLAVVPYWAAWPFETLLLPKAHVLRITELTDEQRQDLALALKKLTSRYDNLFQCSFPYSMGWHGAPFNGEENQHWQLHAHFYPPLLRSATVRKFMVGYEMLAETQRDLTAEQAAERLRAVSDVHFRESGE, via the coding sequence ATGACACAATTTAACCCGGTCGATCACCCGCATCGCCGCTATAACCCGTTAACCGGGCAATGGATCCTCGTTTCACCGCACCGTGCGAAACGTCCCTGGCAGGGGGCGCAGGAAACGCCCTCGCAGCAAAAGCTGCCTCAGCACGATCCGGACTGTTTTCTCTGCCCCGGCAATACCCGTGTTACCGGCGACAAGAACCCGGACTACAAAGGCACCTACGTTTTTACTAACGATTTTGCCGCGCTGATGACCGACACGCCTGACGCGCCGGAAAGCGACGATCCGCTGATGCGCTGCCAGAGCGCACGCGGCACCAGCCGGGTGATCTGCTTCTCACCCGACCACAGCAAAACGCTGCCGGAATTAACCGTCGACGCGCTGGCGGAAGTCGTTGAAACCTGGCAGCAGCAAACGGCGGAGCTGGGGAAAGAGTATCCCTGGGTACAGGTGTTTGAAAATAAAGGCGCGGCGATGGGCTGCTCCAACCCGCACCCGCACGGTCAGGTTTGGGCCAACAGTTTTCTGCCTAATGAAATCGAGCGTGAAGATCGCCTGCAAAAACGTTACTTTGCCGAACAACGCTCGCCGATGCTGGTCGACTATGTTCAGCGCGAACTGGCGGACGGCAGCCGCACCGTAGTGGAAACAGAGCACTGGCTGGCGGTGGTACCCTACTGGGCCGCATGGCCGTTTGAAACGCTACTGCTGCCTAAGGCTCATGTATTGCGGATCACTGAGTTAACTGACGAGCAGCGTCAGGATCTGGCGCTGGCGCTGAAGAAACTCACCAGCCGCTACGACAATCTGTTCCAGTGCTCTTTCCCCTACTCAATGGGCTGGCACGGCGCGCCGTTTAACGGCGAAGAAAATCAACACTGGCAGTTACACGCCCACTTTTATCCGCCGCTGCTGCGCTCTGCCACCGTGCGTAAGTTCATGGTTGGCTACGAAATGCTGGCGGAAACCCAGCGCGATCTTACCGCAGAACAAGCCGCCGAACGCCTGCGTGCGGTCAGCGACGTCCATTTTCGCGAATCCGGAGAATAA
- the galM gene encoding galactose-1-epimerase: protein MLRNTPASAPDGLPFRLLTLRNGTGLVVTLMDWGATLLSVRVPLSDGSVREAILGCAGPEQYPQHEAFFGASIGRYANRIADSRFELDGKIVNVVPSQGANQLHGGPEGFDKRRWSYQSLSDHEVVFSLESADGDQGFPGNLKATARYTLTDDNRIVIEYRATVDQPCPVNMTNHVYFNLNGERSDVRSHKLQILADEYLPVDEGGIPRQGLKAVANTSFDFRSPKRIADDFLRDDDQKKVNGYDHAFLLQAKGNVKSEAAHVWSDDERLQMAVFTSAPALQFYSGNFLEGTSSREAGSYDAWQGLALESEFLPDSPNHPEWPQPDCILRPGEEYVSLTEYQFIPA from the coding sequence GTGCTAAGAAATACGCCCGCGAGCGCCCCTGATGGGCTGCCGTTTCGTTTGCTTACCCTGCGCAATGGCACAGGGCTGGTTGTGACCCTGATGGACTGGGGTGCAACGCTACTTTCCGTGCGCGTGCCGCTCTCCGACGGCAGCGTGCGTGAAGCGATCCTCGGCTGTGCGGGTCCGGAACAGTATCCGCAGCATGAGGCTTTCTTCGGTGCCTCCATCGGCCGCTATGCTAACCGCATCGCCGACAGCCGTTTTGAACTGGATGGTAAGATCGTCAATGTTGTACCAAGCCAGGGCGCGAACCAGCTGCACGGCGGGCCGGAAGGCTTCGACAAGCGCCGCTGGAGCTACCAGAGCCTGAGCGATCACGAGGTTGTTTTCTCCCTTGAGTCCGCCGACGGCGATCAGGGTTTCCCTGGCAACCTGAAGGCCACCGCGCGCTATACCTTAACGGACGATAACCGTATCGTCATTGAGTATCGCGCCACGGTAGACCAGCCCTGCCCGGTTAACATGACTAATCACGTCTATTTTAACCTCAACGGTGAGCGCTCCGACGTACGCAGCCACAAGCTGCAAATTCTTGCCGACGAGTACCTGCCGGTGGATGAAGGCGGTATTCCGCGCCAGGGTCTGAAAGCGGTGGCGAATACCAGCTTCGATTTCCGCTCGCCGAAGCGTATTGCCGACGACTTCTTGCGCGATGACGATCAGAAAAAGGTCAACGGCTACGATCACGCCTTTTTGCTGCAGGCAAAAGGTAACGTGAAAAGCGAAGCCGCGCATGTATGGTCTGACGATGAAAGATTGCAGATGGCGGTGTTTACCTCCGCGCCTGCGCTGCAATTCTATTCTGGCAACTTCCTTGAAGGCACCTCGTCCCGTGAGGCGGGTAGCTATGATGCCTGGCAGGGTCTGGCGCTGGAAAGCGAGTTTTTACCTGATTCGCCAAACCATCCGGAATGGCCGCAGCCAGACTGCATTTTACGGCCTGGTGAAGAATATGTCAGTCTGACGGAATATCAGTTTATTCCCGCCTGA
- a CDS encoding iron ABC transporter permease: MMTLTAETNTPESIDYRYRQIIRKRLMLVVTILLALVASLILDATLGPSGIALHDLWHTLLHPNEVGTGMRIIVWDIRLPYALMALLVGMALGLAGAEMQTILHNPLASPFTLGVSSAAAFGAALAIVLDIGIPGVPAAWFIPANAFVFALLSALLLDGITRWTRVATSGVVLFGIALVFTFNALVSMMQFVADEDTLQGLVFWTMGSLARASWDKMSILALVFILVLPWSMRSAWQLTALRLGEDRAMSFGIDVRRLRLASLLRISLLSALSVAFVGPIGFIGLVAPHIARLLFGEDHRFYLPGSILTGGLVLSLASVASKNIIPGVIIPVGIVTSLVGVPFFLSIIIRQRGSMS, from the coding sequence ATGATGACGTTAACTGCTGAGACTAACACGCCGGAGTCGATTGACTATCGCTACCGTCAGATTATACGCAAACGGCTGATGCTGGTGGTGACTATTCTTCTGGCGCTGGTTGCTTCCCTGATCCTCGACGCGACCCTGGGTCCATCCGGGATAGCGTTGCACGACCTGTGGCACACCTTGCTGCACCCGAATGAGGTCGGCACAGGCATGCGGATTATTGTCTGGGATATTCGCCTTCCTTATGCGCTGATGGCGCTACTGGTCGGCATGGCGCTTGGACTGGCAGGCGCAGAGATGCAGACCATTTTGCACAACCCGCTGGCGAGTCCGTTTACACTGGGCGTCTCGTCAGCGGCAGCGTTTGGCGCAGCGCTGGCGATTGTGCTGGACATCGGCATTCCAGGCGTCCCCGCCGCCTGGTTTATTCCGGCGAATGCGTTTGTCTTCGCGCTACTGTCGGCGCTACTGCTTGATGGCATCACCCGCTGGACGCGAGTAGCGACCTCCGGCGTGGTACTTTTTGGCATCGCGCTGGTTTTTACCTTCAATGCGCTGGTATCCATGATGCAGTTTGTGGCGGATGAAGATACGCTTCAGGGGCTGGTATTCTGGACGATGGGCAGTCTGGCCCGCGCGTCGTGGGACAAAATGAGCATACTGGCGCTGGTCTTTATTCTTGTCTTGCCCTGGTCAATGCGTAGCGCCTGGCAACTGACTGCCCTGCGTTTGGGCGAGGACAGGGCAATGAGTTTTGGCATTGACGTCCGTCGCTTGCGGCTGGCGTCGTTACTGCGGATTAGCCTGCTTTCCGCCTTATCGGTCGCGTTTGTCGGGCCAATCGGCTTTATCGGCTTGGTGGCGCCGCATATTGCACGGCTGTTGTTTGGCGAAGATCATCGGTTCTATCTGCCCGGCAGCATCCTGACAGGCGGGCTGGTGCTGTCGCTGGCCTCCGTCGCCTCGAAAAACATCATTCCCGGCGTCATTATTCCGGTGGGGATTGTCACGTCGCTGGTGGGCGTTCCGTTTTTTCTGAGCATTATCATTCGCCAGCGGGGGAGTATGTCATGA